Proteins from a genomic interval of Nocardia sp. BMG51109:
- the rfaE2 gene encoding D-glycero-beta-D-manno-heptose 1-phosphate adenylyltransferase produces MYPPISDTPQRAISGEHELTPALADRLARAGANVVVLGDVVLDVWMWGRSERVCREAPVPVVDIERSSAAPGGAANTAANLAALGARVRLVTTVGTDRSGERLRAALRGRNVPDGHVVSVPDRSTAIKRRIVAGDQLMVRFDETDRRGIDDTVGTAVQDRLTAALDGADALVICDYDGGCADRARRWLTARRPELPLLVVDSHHPARWRSLRPDVATPNAAEAAASVSLTLPADGAERAELLDHHRTGLLDATGAATVAVTLDRDGVLVLSGDRPVHRTWARPVPDRQSAGGGDTFTAAYTLALLAGLPGATAAEVAQAAADVVVHSPGTSVCDTAALRQRLAGAGGVLDAAELAAAVAAHRRAGRRIVFTNGCFDVLHTGHIAYLDEAKRLGDILVVAVNSDRGVRALKGPDRPVNSEHDRATVLAALSCVDHVTIFDEPTPAALLRRLRPELYVKGGDYRPEMLAETSVVHGYGGEVRALGYVADHSTSAIIDRIRVGAGR; encoded by the coding sequence ATGTACCCACCGATCAGCGATACGCCGCAGCGCGCGATATCGGGCGAGCACGAGCTCACGCCGGCGCTGGCCGATCGGCTGGCCCGGGCCGGCGCGAACGTCGTGGTCCTCGGCGATGTCGTGCTCGACGTGTGGATGTGGGGTCGCTCCGAACGGGTGTGCCGGGAGGCCCCGGTGCCCGTGGTCGACATCGAGCGCAGTTCGGCGGCGCCCGGCGGCGCCGCGAATACCGCAGCCAACCTGGCGGCCCTCGGTGCGCGGGTGCGGCTGGTCACGACTGTCGGGACGGACCGTTCCGGGGAACGGTTGCGCGCCGCCCTGCGCGGGCGCAACGTCCCGGACGGGCACGTGGTCAGCGTGCCGGACCGCTCGACGGCCATCAAACGCCGGATCGTGGCGGGTGATCAGCTGATGGTCCGGTTCGACGAGACCGACCGGCGCGGCATCGACGATACGGTCGGCACCGCGGTGCAGGACCGGCTGACCGCGGCGCTGGACGGTGCCGATGCCCTGGTGATCTGTGACTACGACGGCGGCTGCGCCGACCGGGCCCGGCGGTGGCTGACGGCGCGGCGGCCCGAACTGCCGCTGCTCGTGGTCGATTCGCATCATCCGGCCCGCTGGCGATCGCTGCGCCCGGATGTGGCCACGCCCAATGCGGCGGAGGCCGCGGCGTCGGTGTCGCTGACGCTGCCCGCCGACGGTGCCGAACGAGCCGAGCTGCTCGATCACCATCGCACCGGGCTCCTCGACGCCACCGGGGCCGCCACCGTGGCCGTGACCCTGGACCGCGACGGGGTCCTGGTGCTGTCCGGCGACCGGCCGGTGCACCGTACCTGGGCACGGCCGGTGCCGGACCGGCAATCGGCCGGTGGCGGCGACACTTTCACCGCCGCCTACACCCTCGCCCTGCTCGCGGGCCTCCCCGGCGCGACCGCCGCCGAGGTCGCGCAGGCGGCCGCGGATGTGGTGGTGCACAGCCCGGGGACCTCGGTATGCGACACCGCCGCGCTGCGGCAGCGGCTGGCCGGGGCGGGCGGCGTGCTGGACGCGGCGGAACTGGCGGCCGCGGTGGCCGCACATCGCCGGGCCGGTCGGCGCATCGTGTTCACCAACGGGTGTTTCGACGTGCTGCACACCGGGCACATCGCCTACCTCGACGAGGCCAAGCGGCTCGGCGACATTCTGGTGGTGGCGGTCAACTCCGATCGCGGCGTGCGCGCGCTGAAAGGTCCGGACCGGCCGGTGAATTCGGAGCACGACCGTGCCACCGTGCTGGCGGCGCTGAGCTGCGTCGACCACGTGACGATCTTCGACGAGCCGACGCCGGCCGCGCTGTTGCGCCGGCTGCGGCCCGAGCTGTATGTGAAGGGTGGCGACTACCGGCCCGAGATGCTGGCCGAGACGTCTGTGGTGCACGGATACGGTGGGGAAGTACGCGCACTCGGCTACGTCGCCGATCATTCGACCTCGGCGATCATCGACCGAATCCGAGTGGGTGCCGGCCGGTGA
- a CDS encoding glycosyltransferase family 2 protein, with product MTTAPEVEVLIPTRNRPTELATTLAGLAAQDFPDFAVTVSDQSDAVAVGDQSGAVAVGDQSDATPGYATPASTGMIRVLRHHGHEVRAGTHLPPRGIAEHRDHLLRTARGRFVLFLDDDVWLEPDTIARMYRAITEWRCGFVGCAVQGLSYLDDHRPAELAPFETWPGAPEPEYVRPGTPEWRRWTLHNAANPTHLAEQLGPRDGDLVGYKVAWVGGCVLYDREKLMATGGFGFWRQLPRAHSGEDVLAQVRLMARYGGAGILPSGAIHLESPTTLRDRDVEAYDVVPPDFWNRAPAGH from the coding sequence GTGACGACGGCACCCGAGGTCGAGGTGCTGATCCCGACCCGCAACCGGCCGACGGAGCTGGCGACCACCCTGGCCGGCCTTGCCGCCCAGGACTTTCCGGACTTCGCCGTCACCGTCAGTGATCAATCGGACGCTGTCGCCGTCGGTGATCAATCGGGCGCTGTCGCCGTCGGTGATCAATCGGACGCGACGCCCGGATACGCGACCCCGGCCTCCACCGGCATGATTCGCGTGCTGCGGCACCATGGCCACGAGGTCCGCGCCGGTACCCACCTGCCGCCGCGCGGTATCGCCGAACACCGCGACCACCTGCTGAGAACCGCGCGCGGACGATTCGTGCTGTTCCTCGACGACGATGTCTGGCTCGAGCCGGACACGATCGCCCGGATGTACCGCGCGATCACCGAGTGGCGGTGCGGATTCGTCGGCTGCGCCGTGCAGGGCCTGTCCTATCTCGACGACCATCGCCCGGCCGAACTGGCACCGTTCGAAACCTGGCCCGGCGCACCGGAACCCGAGTACGTCCGCCCCGGCACCCCCGAGTGGCGGCGCTGGACCCTGCACAACGCCGCCAATCCGACCCACCTCGCCGAACAGCTGGGGCCGCGGGACGGGGACCTGGTCGGCTACAAGGTCGCCTGGGTGGGCGGCTGCGTGCTGTACGACCGCGAAAAACTCATGGCTACCGGAGGTTTCGGCTTTTGGCGGCAGCTACCACGCGCCCACAGCGGCGAGGACGTCCTGGCTCAGGTGCGGCTGATGGCCCGCTACGGCGGCGCGGGCATCCTGCCCAGTGGAGCGATCCACCTGGAGTCACCCACCACCCTGCGCGATCGTGACGTAGAGGCATACGACGTTGTGCCACCGGACTTCTGGAACCGCGCACCCGCCGGACACTGA
- a CDS encoding alpha/beta hydrolase fold domain-containing protein: MSDRRPASTSIPGTSRISGTPSLRARMFIAALRLTRAKRTFADADALCESLPKSQRPSRDRPPASLHRRHRVTRREIHGRPVYTIRPRHGSSTRHVFYLHGGAYVHQIQRDHWKFLSRLVDRAGCTVTVPLYPLAPKYHADDTVAMVAAAHDAAFADTAPEDKVFMGDSAGGALALVLARKIGAAGEAAPKEVVLISPWLDVTMTDPATRDLDPDDPYLGVEGLAEAGRLYAGRCDRSDPSISPLNAPAATPGALSLFIGTRDVLLADARRFRARCVDEGVELGYFEYEGMFHAWLLADIPEARHAMRELVRLVQRR, from the coding sequence ATGTCTGACCGTCGGCCCGCCAGCACATCGATCCCCGGGACGTCGAGGATCTCCGGGACGCCGAGCCTGCGGGCGCGGATGTTCATCGCCGCGCTGCGGCTGACCCGTGCCAAGCGGACCTTCGCCGACGCGGACGCGCTGTGCGAGAGTCTGCCGAAAAGCCAACGGCCGTCCCGGGATCGGCCACCCGCGTCGCTGCACCGGCGACACCGGGTGACGCGCCGGGAGATTCACGGGCGGCCGGTGTACACGATTCGCCCCCGGCACGGCAGCAGCACCCGGCACGTGTTCTATCTGCACGGCGGCGCGTACGTCCATCAGATCCAGCGCGATCACTGGAAGTTCCTCTCGCGCTTGGTGGATCGGGCGGGATGCACGGTCACCGTGCCGCTCTATCCGCTCGCCCCGAAGTATCACGCCGATGACACCGTTGCGATGGTGGCCGCCGCGCACGATGCGGCCTTCGCCGACACCGCGCCGGAAGACAAGGTGTTCATGGGTGATTCGGCCGGTGGCGCGCTGGCGCTGGTGCTGGCCCGCAAGATCGGTGCCGCGGGCGAGGCCGCGCCGAAGGAGGTCGTGCTGATCTCGCCGTGGCTCGACGTCACCATGACCGATCCGGCCACCCGGGACCTCGACCCGGACGATCCCTATCTCGGCGTCGAGGGTCTGGCCGAGGCCGGACGCCTGTATGCGGGCCGGTGCGACCGGTCGGATCCGTCGATCAGCCCGCTGAACGCACCCGCCGCGACGCCCGGTGCGCTGAGCCTGTTCATCGGCACCCGGGACGTCCTGCTGGCGGACGCCCGCCGGTTTCGCGCGCGCTGCGTCGACGAAGGCGTCGAACTCGGCTACTTCGAATACGAGGGAATGTTCCACGCATGGCTGCTGGCGGACATTCCGGAGGCACGACACGCGATGCGCGAGCTGGTCCGGCTCGTGCAGCGGAGGTGA
- a CDS encoding acetyl-CoA carboxylase biotin carboxylase subunit family protein gives MDPIDVFVIALDEGNLRTLEQIPGAERYRFHSLLSVAETQEGQIPIEDLLHKAQQELDDFDGAIGAIVGFWDFPTTALVPMLCAPRGLPSADLGAIVKCEHKYWSRVEQSKVLDDLPKFGIVDLEGEPRLPEGMEYPVWLKPVKSFSSELAFHVDDDQEFAGAVGQIREGVSRVGKPFEFVLDQVDLPAEIADIGGQACLAEETLTGVQAATEGYVYQGEVVVNGALDSIDYPGSPCFLRHQYPSQLPPAIVARMADISERVIARMGLTNSMFSIEFFCDLETGRVSVLEINPRHSQSHADLFLAVDGIPNHHCMVRLGLGLNPDLPRGRGPYEIAAKWYYRRFADAVVQRIPTTAEIEALQREIPGVTIEVVPAEGDRLSDAPAQDSYSYELADIFIGADSEAEMTRKYQRCIESLHFEFDEAAE, from the coding sequence ATGGACCCGATCGACGTCTTCGTGATCGCCCTGGACGAGGGCAACCTGCGAACATTGGAGCAGATCCCGGGCGCGGAGCGATACCGATTCCACTCGCTGCTCAGCGTGGCCGAGACCCAGGAAGGTCAGATCCCGATCGAGGATCTGCTGCACAAGGCGCAGCAGGAGCTCGACGATTTCGACGGAGCGATCGGGGCGATCGTCGGGTTCTGGGACTTCCCGACCACCGCGCTGGTCCCCATGCTGTGCGCTCCCCGGGGGCTGCCCAGCGCCGATCTCGGGGCGATCGTCAAATGCGAGCACAAATACTGGAGCAGGGTGGAACAGAGCAAGGTACTCGATGACCTGCCGAAGTTCGGAATCGTGGATCTCGAGGGCGAACCCCGCCTACCCGAAGGCATGGAATATCCGGTGTGGCTCAAGCCGGTCAAGTCGTTCTCCTCGGAGCTGGCCTTCCACGTCGACGACGATCAGGAGTTCGCCGGCGCGGTCGGGCAGATCCGGGAGGGCGTGAGCCGGGTGGGCAAGCCGTTCGAATTCGTTCTCGACCAGGTCGACCTGCCTGCGGAAATCGCCGATATCGGCGGCCAGGCGTGCTTGGCGGAAGAGACCCTCACCGGCGTTCAGGCTGCTACCGAAGGCTATGTGTATCAAGGGGAAGTGGTAGTCAACGGCGCGCTGGACTCGATCGACTACCCCGGCAGCCCCTGCTTCCTCCGTCACCAGTATCCGTCCCAGCTGCCGCCCGCCATCGTGGCGCGCATGGCCGACATCTCCGAGCGCGTCATCGCTCGAATGGGATTGACGAATTCCATGTTCAGCATCGAATTCTTCTGTGACCTGGAAACCGGCCGGGTGTCCGTCCTGGAGATCAACCCGCGACATTCGCAGTCGCACGCCGACCTGTTCCTGGCGGTGGACGGCATTCCCAACCACCACTGCATGGTCCGGCTCGGATTGGGTCTGAACCCGGATCTGCCGCGCGGCCGAGGGCCGTACGAGATCGCGGCCAAATGGTATTACCGCCGGTTCGCCGACGCGGTCGTGCAACGGATTCCCACGACCGCGGAGATCGAGGCGCTGCAGCGCGAGATACCGGGAGTCACGATCGAGGTGGTCCCCGCCGAGGGCGACCGGCTGTCCGACGCCCCGGCCCAGGACAGCTACAGCTACGAGCTGGCGGACATCTTCATCGGCGCCGACAGCGAAGCGGAGATGACACGAAAGTACCAGCGCTGCATCGAATCACTGCACTTCGAATTCGACGAGGCCGCCGAATAG